From Rhopalosiphum padi isolate XX-2018 chromosome 2, ASM2088224v1, whole genome shotgun sequence:
AGACATTAATTGatgacctatataatattatttagtatattattattctatttaggaattcaattttcatatttacataCTGAAAGACAAAAATTACATGTCAAATTGATTTACGTCATGTTTACCTCTgacatcatttttaattttctataacttttttaacacgcaatttagatatattagctatgtatatatttaatatttttatattaaaaaaataaacacaaaattatattattaatttgttacactaaatacaagtaaaaataatgaagaaaaatcgagataactttatttttaataaacaaacacaattaataaataaatgtaaacaataatgTTATCAATAATAACTGACAACTGTTGAACTGTCAGTTACTCCAATAATTATTGAAGTCTCCATAGAATGCTGTAAGTGAATTTAACTttccattattaatattctgcTGGATTTCCACTTTTCCAAAGTTAGGTTCTAACCACAAagactgaaatattataatataaagtttagtttatacttaaaaccATAATCATGTGTTTTACttctaatataattgtattttttggcATATGAAATGCGATGTTATAGTTTCAATAGTTTtagtaagattaaaaatatctaaacctCCCTCAAAATGACCTTTGCACATAAACTTTAAACAATAGCTTTTATCAATTGAATATCCTGGTCCTCCCCATGATGGTGACATTCGCTTTTAACGTtgggtaaattaaaaaaaaagtcaccaACCATAAATTCAATGTTATCAGCAACACCAAATATCACAGTAATACAGCATTATGACGTGTATGACTTGCTAATCTTAAATTTTCAAGGATAAATATCAATTGCTATAACCAAACATAAATGTAACAATACGTGTAAAGTTAcagaattcaaaaaaaataaatccttcaccgcgaaaacttgcatgcaagttattttcaaaaaagtggtttttagtGGCCCTaggtttcaaatatttaaacatagagAGTGGCGGGATAAGGCCGACCTGAAAAGATGTGCTCAGGACGAGATGTCTAGGGCGACGGATTTAGGTCGGCCGAGAAGACCTTgcagctgtatatatatatattttcttttaatgttGTAAGGGGATAATTCGGGACATGTCCCGTATATCCCCATTTAAGTGCGTAAATACCTGTTCGCCCTTTCGGGGGCCGTGTTCTACGTAGCACATATATATACCAGTTTTCACTGAGGAAGATAGTTCCGGACCCTTGAGGGCTCACCAAATTGCAGTATAAATTTTATGATTctttttgtattcaataaacGATGCTGCATGGGGGCTAAGCAATGTGAAAACAGTTCGATCCTCATGTCATGATTTACAaggaaaaaaaaaggttttaaatatttgggtTTTCGTGTTTTATTGGTATATAAAACGATAGTTCGACGGTCTCTCATGcacgctacaacgtttttagaGCCATCGCGAGTATGCATCCATCTTAAAAAGAcgtatatttagatttttaggtgaaaaacggcaaaaagtGACTGCTAgccgtaattaaaaaaaaaaaaaaaatcgaatatttcgtgtttttttgcgcgtaaactgcGTTAAAATTTTTTCTCACTCGTTCTAAAAATTGGAACATGTAATCTTATGACTTATATTTATTCACTAAGATGTACCTTacagctattttttttaaatttagtattttaaaaagatgcacatgaaaaactaatatttttttttgtttgtaaagaGTTTGCTATtggttacagaaaataaaataatttattattattatagaatattagatattttagatCTGTAATTTATATTTGGTCAAAACTACCTGTACGAATGACGTATAGTTTACATTTAACGAAGTCATGATAAATCTACTGGTATTATTTGTCACGGATAACGTAGTTCAAGTCGTTCaggatacataataaataatatctaaattaatcaatatatctatatactaaTGTAAAATTAAGGGCCTAAAACGGTTGTCCTTTAAgcaaattttctattaatttttataataattttcagaaaGATTCGCACTTAGTGTCAACACTACTGTCTACAACTCGTTGTGTGTATGCAATGACTTACTATGAGTAACTATAGTTACTTACCACTTATGTCTTATACATATTAGTTCACTcacacatatatatagatatagatatagatagatatatatatactatgatatAGAGGTCTGTTtgtctgtaaaaataaatatccccCTTTCCCCTCACGACCCTCAAAACAAATAAGTTTCTGTATATATAACACCTCTTTCGAAATTGAAAATTGTGATTCCGCCCAAAAAAATACACAGGTACAAAAATGGATTGTAAATTCCGctcggaaaaataaataattttaaaccaatttttattaaaattaaattattatatacgacttgtgataattattgaattaatatgtaaaatatatttttatttaaatacttataattagggCACGGatgttgtttttgtttgttttctaCTTTTTCAATTAATTGCTAAGTAAGTTTAAAATGCGTGTCATGCAAGTACgaactaaaatctaaaagttttaaatgcaattttctgcaatttttggaattttggatttttattgcaattttatagaatttacattataatatgtaatccaAATTCCAATGCtcttgtatacataaaaatatcttaccagtgctcgaattggggggggggggcaggCGGACGGAGTCcgctttcattttttcatagatTTCAACGTCCCCCTTAATTTAATTAAGCGAGGAGAAATACTAGCTTTATAGCACCTTACTATATGAACAGGGGGTGTAGGGAACGAAGTCTACAACgggttattttacaatttatttgctATGGAACGGTGTTTTCTGAACTAAAACCAGCGTCCgtcctcaattttttttccaattcgagcactgtatcttacaatatttattatttgttccaaaaaatatttctatcacTTTTTCCatacaacattaaaatatgctacaatggttttttattcaaaaaaatttttgggACAAATGACCATTGGAATAAATGTATAGTGGTACTATAGGCTAAAGATATTGTCCCGTttatttatcagtttatcacccATGCTCCTGGAACCGGGTGAATGGATTAATGATTGCAATTtgcaataaagtaataatttactaatattgtatgttaaatattttattactttagtaatacaattttacacatAATCATTTCAATTTGCTAGTTAAaagttaattgaaataaaaattatatagtataccacCTACGCatgaaaaatgtgtttttagtgTAAAAACAATCAGTATAAGGCTGCCTGCATAGTcaagaaaattatttagttgtgttataataggtatctagttttgaaaatatagttttttaaaatgttaaataactaCAGGTATGttgcattatttgttttaagttataatatttataataatatggtatttatcTCTTATGCTAGGACTGTATTCTTAAGAAAATCTAACGAAACTATTCAATTATTTCGACTATCATCTAGTACTTTGGAAAAATCTTCAAGCAATggaattaaaattgatatacctaaatatataaatcgaaGTTCAACTGATatactaaaagtaaatatttgttttggcttatgtatattttaaattacttaaaaaaaaaaaaaaaattaatacttaattaaaaaattaaaaatttgtaattaatcagGCAATTTCAAGTACTATACAACGAGATCCAACTGCTGCTCACTATAAATACCATGATGACCCATATTTAATTCcagtttcaaattttcaaaaaagagCTTATGCTTTAAGTCAAGAATCAGGTAGAAAAGCGGCACATTGGATTCGTAATCAACATCCTGAATTGTTTAACCATAAAGTAGCATTTCCTCCTATTGAGgtacaattgtaaataaattatattcaaatttttataatatgaataatcatttttacataaactaatgtttttaaattattaaagaaccatttatgttttacattaaTTCAACTTGTAAactgtttactattatttatcatattatttttagcatttttaaaaataactcttgtttgatattttgatatacagtatttttcaaaatgtactaatatttaaattattcaaagatTATCActgattcatattataaaaaatactatatcacacaagaaaaatgaattatttaattgttattttctttAGAAATTTTGCCCCAAAGTTGTGTATGATGAAAGTTGTGAGTTGGATgagaatgaattaaaaataataattgaaaaatctaTTGTGTCTGACGCCATAACTGTTCATAACCTGTTAACGAAAAAAggaataggtattttttttaaatattattctaatatacttatattttgtactaaaatattttgattttaatttcaatgcTGGTTAGAAATAAGTCCTGATACACAGCAATCACTTTTGGAGTTAGtatgtttttacaataatcAAGATGATTTAGAAGAAGACTGGATTGAAGAACGTTGGTATACACAAGCTAATAAAGATCGAGAAGAATTTAGAAATACTTGGAagtatgtatttagtatttacataatgtatacagtattaataataagtaaattattatttgttctagcttatataattcttaataaccttatttattttaaaataataattttagatctaATGGATTTGCAATGACTCTTTTTTCAACTATTAAATCTCCTAATTCTcatcattattcaataattatacaagGGATGGCAAAATATaatcaagtaaaaaatattttttcttattacttttatagttttagatttttagtaataaaatcatataattgttaaagcattttaattgttttgtattttattagtttgaagatgcatacaaattatacaaagaAGCTAATGAAAAAGGATTTATTTTAACAACCAATGCATATAATTCTGCTATAAAAACAGCTGTTTATGTCAAAGAAGGAGCAGACCATAAGTGGCTTCATATACAAGTaagttaatattactatttttttttcacaattgcCTATAAACTGACTATTATTAAGGGATTTAGGtcatttgtaaattatactatacttaaaatttaaatatccttttaagaaataaaatactataaaatattaattttagaagtattagttatagattatacaattaaccttgaaatataaatttaatttggaatTGATTTCAAAAACGGAACAAATTTTTACTATTGATagcaattatttgttattaactaAGAATATGTTTTATCATTGATTGTAAATGGGTACTtgcaaacttttttatttttgcattttttgtacTTTAAGATCATGTATTAAGACAAAGTGGACATTCCTATGTTTTTGGTAGGAATTTATTTATCCTGATATCTATACAAATACTAGCATTATGGGCATAAATTACTCATTGAGTATGTTTAACATTAAAGTTGTTTATTACATAATGAAATGTATTTGTAGTATTTTCATTGTAAAAAACTATGATTTTATCTCAATAtggttatttttagaaaaatacgtTTAACCTGTTGTTAGTCACATTATGGCTAAAACAACTACACTTAATTTAACttctattaaacatatattattgtacctaggTTTTTAATCAGGTGATTAATATGttagtacattaatatattaaatatgtttacaaatgtatttctaaaattaattaaaactaatattgcaGTCTTATGTGACAACATTGCATTTGTAAACTTAATAATCCTTAAttatcattaacattttttttcaataggtcTTGTAagtatattcttaaatataaatttgtattaatttatttatttgtaatatcattaaaattaaataatttacattgtgttatattgatttataagatTAAGATGTAactaatggtataatattacgcatctatcaacattttttttaagctgAGGTGCTTAAATAGGGagcatcattattttatttatttaaagataaaattaatttttaactctatttatatccatatatatacatcatataaaattttgattaacattactgaaaaaaaaagtttaactttAAGTATCTTTTAATACAATAGCTcacgtgttttattttttaaacttttaattttgttctagtaattagtataaaatactagtatatatttgtattttagtttaatggaatatcatttttaattgaatatatttttttcaggaaATATTAACACAAATGAATGATTCAGGTGTACctatgaatttatttacattaaattcaaTTCTTAATGTTTTATCTACTATGGCAACAAATGCTGaatcaaaaaaatatgcattaaaaacaattgCTGAAGCCAAACAATTTGGTATTGAACCAAGTTTAGcatcatactattatttattacagataTTTTGCGCAGAcagtatgtttaaaatgttaaatattaatataattagataatttattataaacattttgttataggAAAAAACAAAAGCACTATTctagttgatattttaaatactatcgAAGATAAATCATTAACTATCAAAGACTTGGctgatataaatttttttaccaCTGCTATGGAAAATTGTCGGTACCATTTACAAAACGTTGATGTTGCACTTAGAGTTCATTCTGTTTTActaaaggaaaaaaattataatttaattggagATTCGTATAGAGAATCAGtctattagtaaatatattttttttctccataaAAATGCCATTCCTGTGTCTTTAGTAATTAGAAGGGAAATGCaagcaaataattaaaaaaaataaaaaaaaattttttttcataatatctatacaaatataatgtatacaatattgtattttcttgtttttttccctgtaaatgccttttgcatttttttctttttaaattatcaattcatgactttaattgtatatgtatttacaataataagcaGTAAAAGTTTGCAAAAACTATGCATtgtcaataatatgttttaaataataaactagaaaAAACCCATGTCGATTGCCACATGTGTCTTAACTTCAGTGATAGAAATTGAATGATCGTTAAAATGGTTATTTTTGCatacttttacattttaaattattttttttatttatattgcctAAAATTCGAACCCTAATaactgtttaatataaaatacttaactataatttactaatctacatatatttttagtcgTCATTTTTTTGCTATCTTATGTCAAAATGAATCTGTtgaatttttgatgaaatactACGATGATTTGGTCccacacatatatatacctgAACCAACTATTACAGAGGTAACACTATAGTATAAGCATACTGCataagcattataatttatattattagttatggtTTTCaactcaaattttaattttcgaaacaaattaataaaaaattttgttaaaaaaattgattaaatgaaatattcttaagctatttattgtaatatactacatattatgtaagtgAAAACTTGGGCTGAAACTAATTTTTATCCAATTTGATCAGACTACACCTTCAGTCTTTCAGCTTTTATTTTTGATGATTGGCTGcgacaataaattgttttactgagtttatatttttataaaatgcattctAAGCAGTTGTTGAAATAATAAAGTGGTGCTTATGAGAATGCGGTTTTCATCGTGTGTAGCTATATCGCAAGCCCAAGATTTCTctttataaaatgtagtatagtgtggtaaattttaatgttttttttttttttaatatttaattttttgttgcaGTTGATTgtgaaatcaataaatatttctgCAGCTGTTGAATTGTATCCAAAAATTTGGtcagatattttaatgtttgatcAAGCAGATAGAGAGCCCATTATAATAGAGTTAACTAATGGTATGGCTCAAAATTTGTTCCCAAGTTTTGAATCATctgttaaacaaaaattaggTACATTATCAGGTACAATTTATGATGCTATCGAAGAAAGAAAAGAAactggtaaaataaaaatgtcgtaAGTATAACagactataatttatactaaaactaTGAATTCTAGAAATATTGAACTTTATGAAATTGTTTgagtttttagttatattttataatatatacataaaaaaaataatattaaaatagtctaAAATACTTAACATGTCAGATTGCTCTTCTATGATGAGTCAAGTTATGTTTTAAGAAAGTAGTTGTGACCAGGGGAGTGATTTTATGTGGGTATTTGTGgtgtaaataatgtaaactGTGGGTCAGAGGTGAGAGATCACTACACTAGGGAAATCCAATCTTAATATTATTCTGGACAGttgttttttgaattaatgaattttatttttaagattgtaGAACTTGTctttaatttttcatagttagtattttttaaataattatttaatagttttgattaaatgcataacataaacaaataaaacaaatacgtGTTTatcaagtaatttataattttttcctatgagcaaaaaataaataagtcaagttactaaattcaatataaaatattatatttataataacataattttatttattataaaataattcttgttaaagtagaaaaaaaatcatatacattttttaatagtaattttcatatttattttagatggaCAGGTAATATGTTGGGAAATTTGATAAACATCTGTTTGTTTGGAGATAATATTAACAAGGCTActgaaattattgtaaaactgcATAAACATCAAAATGAAATCATTGGAATTCCAGATAGCAATACAATCActacatttttagattattgcattgaaaataattgttttaatgaattattagtaagtaaataaaaataagtttgatATTGATGTTAGTTTAGATatacataattgaataattctaatatagttattacctatttattttaaaacctggTTATTGTAAAATCTGCAAATctgcaataataaattgtattccaaagttccatataattatttatttcaaatttaatgcttaatatattgttaataagaaattattatttcaatattttcaagacTTAAAAAAAGACTACATTGTTCctttgaaaatatggttttctttcattttgataataaatattttcttttctaaAGTCATTAAaggatgttttatattatagattaaaattggAGCATTATTAAATTTGGGCCTGAAAAGGTGACAAAACATCctcttaacatattattttagttttttttataattaggcatgagttaaaataaaaagattttacaataattacatcagaaaaatgtaattgtcaaatataattcaaaattgaaaataaattggttaaaTTAGAGCTGAGCAACTAATTGACTAATCATTCAatcttgattataataattattatttaaattcataatatttttaattaataattattattttgtgtttacttTAGAAATGCATTGAATACTCTTTGGAAGTAAACTATCTTGAATTAgatgattttatttcaaaaataatgacaaaaatgACTTTATCACCAATGCAGCGTGCACATTTGTCAAAATTGGTTGGAACTGAACATTAtgttgaaattgaaaataaaattgaatttgttagcggttaagttcatttttattttaaaattttagtaatatattacatatgtttttttttttaccatattatttgaTTGTTTGATTGAATatactttttgacaaaaaaatagtATCGTGTGTTAGATcctttattttaacaataattgtatgatataaaaaatacatataaacatatgtttttctgtttgttttaaacaataaaagaaagttctttttttcattatgcattaatattacaatagttatgtaaacattaatataaaaaccaaaactTATGTTTATACATAGAATTGGATTTATATAtagaacatttataataaattaattttatatacatacatacatgttCTGATAacccatataatatactgtgatatagccatataggcttAATATACTCTAGCACTTAATTAAAGGGAGATAAAATTTAAGTTGAAACACTATAGCTTATaaacaatagaataaaaataaagaaccaCAGTTCATAATTTGGAAAAAACAGGCCAATACtcattcgtatattataatttataatcataatgccCAGTCAGCAGCAATTTATTGTAGGCTTACAAGTATTTAAGATGATTAACAATGTGATACCATTTTTTAGGAAACCATTTGCACTGGTTGACACAAAGTTTGAGTGTAGGGTGTACGTCAACCGGGCGCTATAGAAAAGTAGAATCATCACATGATACTGTGCAAACCATAGGAATAATAATGCGTGTAGTTCGActaaaagagtaaaaaaaaaatgtatattttcctatatttttgtgttttcctGCCCAAGATAGGTCTTTTTCAAGCATGATTTACCAAAGTTTGAATGATCGCTTTATACCAATCGTtatcaaaaatcttattttttgacttgaaagtattattttcatttattaaaacatttagaataatcattaaaatttaataaaaataaacacttacATATATTTCAAGACTATGTACATGGTTGCCAGTCCGTGGACCGCTAAAATACACACATTACAAATTCAAGTAAGAtatctgttatataataaaatattaaaatgtaaaaaatcataaaagagttaaatattttattttttaataaaacaaaatatttttattggctatgagtattaatcataaatatctataatggATGAAGgtttaaattcaaacaaaacAACTTGTATAAGTGattataggtaaaaaaataaaagaataataataacaataataataataatcttaatttaaattgattcacataaaaacaaaatatgttatgtacaaatgtattatctatatattttataaaacttttaatcaaatggaataataaaaatatatacatattattatatacatataaactactgaatatttttaacatcaatAGATTTTGATGGTTGTGATtcaattttagaattattacttTCATCTGAAGTATCTGTTTGAGTAGTATATGGAGTCACTCGTGTGGGTGCAGCCATACCTTCATCAATAAGTTTCTGTCTTTCTCGTAACATTGAAGCTTTCATATTACTCATTTGATG
This genomic window contains:
- the LOC132920864 gene encoding small ribosomal subunit protein mS39 encodes the protein MLNNYRTVFLRKSNETIQLFRLSSSTLEKSSSNGIKIDIPKYINRSSTDILKAISSTIQRDPTAAHYKYHDDPYLIPVSNFQKRAYALSQESGRKAAHWIRNQHPELFNHKVAFPPIEKFCPKVVYDESCELDENELKIIIEKSIVSDAITVHNLLTKKGIEISPDTQQSLLELVCFYNNQDDLEEDWIEERWYTQANKDREEFRNTWKSNGFAMTLFSTIKSPNSHHYSIIIQGMAKYNQFEDAYKLYKEANEKGFILTTNAYNSAIKTAVYVKEGADHKWLHIQEILTQMNDSGVPMNLFTLNSILNVLSTMATNAESKKYALKTIAEAKQFGIEPSLASYYYLLQIFCADRKNKSTILVDILNTIEDKSLTIKDLADINFFTTAMENCRYHLQNVDVALRVHSVLLKEKNYNLIGDSYRESVYYRHFFAILCQNESVEFLMKYYDDLVPHIYIPEPTITELIVKSINISAAVELYPKIWSDILMFDQADREPIIIELTNGMAQNLFPSFESSVKQKLGTLSGTIYDAIEERKETGKIKMSWTGNMLGNLINICLFGDNINKATEIIVKLHKHQNEIIGIPDSNTITTFLDYCIENNCFNELLKCIEYSLEVNYLELDDFISKIMTKMTLSPMQRAHLSKLVGTEHYVEIENKIEFVSG